In Gymnogyps californianus isolate 813 chromosome 6, ASM1813914v2, whole genome shotgun sequence, a single window of DNA contains:
- the MINPP1 gene encoding multiple inositol polyphosphate phosphatase 1, translated as MAPTRAGAALPSAALLLLVPLAVSSAGLSGYFGTKSRYEEVNPHLVRDPLSLGAAAGGSRLPASCAPLQLRALLRHGTRYPTAGQIRRLGELHARLLRRPAAAAAAACPAAADLAAWQMWYEESLDGRLAPQGRRDMEHLARRLAARFPALFAARRRLVLASSSKHRCLQSGAAFRRGLGPSLSLGSDEVEVEVNDSLMRFFDRCAKFVALVEENDAAMCQVNAFKEGPEMRKVLEKVASALCLPVEELNADLVQVAFLTCSYELAIKNVTSPWCSLFSEEDAKVLEYLNDLKQYWKRGYGYDINSRSSCILFQDIFQHLDKAVEESKSSKPISSPLIVQVGHAETLQPLLALMGFFKDDEPLRANNYARQTHRKFRSGRIVPYAANLVFVLYHCDQVKTSKEEYQVQMLLNEKLMSFHHSNETISTYANLKDYYKDILENCHFKQECELPKVNITAIDEL; from the exons ATGGCGCCGACCCGTGCAGGCGCTGCTCTCCCCTccgccgccctcctcctccttgtgcCTCTGGCGGTGTCGAGCGCAGGGTTGAGCGGCTACTTCGGCACCAAGTCCCGCTACGAGGAGGTGAACCCGCACCTGGTGCGGGACCCGCTATCGCTGGGTGCCGCCGCGGGCGGGTCGCGGCTACCCGCCTCCTGCGCGCCGCTGCAGCTCCGCGCCTTGCTCCGCCACGGCACCCGCTACCCCACGGCCGGGCAGATCCGCCGCCTGGGTGAGCTGCACGCccgcctcctccgccgccccgcagcagcagcagcagcagcctgccccgccgccgccgacCTGGCCGCTTGGCAGATGTGGTACGAGGAGAGCCTCGACGGGCGGCTGGCGCCGCAGGGCCGGCGCGACATGGAGCACCTGGCCCGCCGCTTGGCCGCCCGCTTCCCCGCCCTTttcgccgcccgccgccgcctggTGCTGGCCAGCAGCTCCAAGCATCGCTGCCTGCAGAGCGGCGCCGCGTTTCGCCGCGGGCTCGGGCCTTCCCTCAGCCTCGGCAGCGACG AGGTGGAGGTTGAAGTTAACGATTCCTTGATGCGGTTTTTTGATCGCTGCGCCAAGTTTGTAGCCTTGGTGGAAGAGAACGACGCGGCGATGTGCCAGGTGAATGCCTTCAAAGAGGGGCCGGAGATGAGGAAGGTCTTGGAGAAGGTCGCGAGTGCCTTGTGTTTGCCGGTGGAGGAGCTAAATGCAG ATCTTGTTCAAGTGGCTTTTCTCACCTGCTCGTATGAGCTGGCTATAAAAAATGTGACCTCCCCGTGGTGTTCACTCTTCAGTGAAGAAGATGCCAAG GTCCTGGAATACCTGAACGACCTGAAGCAATACTGGAAGAGAGGATATGGCTATGACATCAATAGTCGCTCCAGCTGCATTTTATTCCAAGATATCTTCCAGCATTTGGACAAAGCGGTGGAAGAGAgcaaaag ttcaAAACCCATTTCTTCACCTTTGATTGTACAAGTTGGACATGCAGAGACACTTCAGCCACTGCTTGCCCTCATGGGTTTCTTCAAAGATGATGAGCCCCTCAGGGCAAACAATTACGCCAGACAAACGCATCGGAAATTTCGCAGTGGCCGGATTGTGCCTTATGCAGCCAACCTGGTATTTGTGCTTTACCACTGTGATCAAGTGAAAACCTCTAAAGAAGAGTATCAAGTGCAGATGCTGTTGAATGAAAAACTGATGTCGTTTCATCACTCGAATGAAACCATCTCTACTTACGCGAACCTCAAGGACTATTACAAGGACATCCTGGAAAACTGTCACTTCAAACAGGAGTGTGAATTACCAAAAGTTAATATTACTGCTATTGACGAACTTTGA